The following are encoded in a window of Jeotgalibacillus aurantiacus genomic DNA:
- a CDS encoding tRNA dihydrouridine synthase: protein MKDNFWLELPKPFFVLAPMEAVTDVVFRHVVSEAARPDVFFTEFTNSESYCHPRGKDSVKGRLTFTEDEQPMVAHIWGDKPEYFRQMSIGMAEMGFRGVDINMGCPVQNVAANGKGSGLIRRPDTAAEIIEAAKAGGLPVSVKTRLGYTSVDEWHDWLKHILEQDIANLSIHLRTKKEMSNVPAHWELIPEIKKLRDEIAPHTLLTINGDIEDRQMGLELAEKYGIDGVMIGRGIFHNPFAFEKEKKEHSSEELLDLLRLQLDLHDKYNEELEPRAFKPLRRFFKIYVRGFRGAGELRNRLMETESTDDVRALLDEFTEKNGVKEEEGFSVS from the coding sequence ATGAAGGATAATTTTTGGCTTGAGCTGCCGAAGCCGTTTTTTGTGCTTGCACCGATGGAGGCTGTGACGGATGTGGTGTTCCGTCATGTGGTGAGTGAGGCGGCACGGCCTGATGTGTTTTTTACGGAGTTTACGAATTCGGAGAGCTATTGTCATCCGCGTGGTAAGGATAGTGTGAAGGGCCGTTTGACGTTTACAGAGGATGAACAGCCGATGGTTGCGCATATCTGGGGCGATAAGCCTGAGTATTTCCGCCAGATGAGTATCGGGATGGCGGAGATGGGCTTCCGCGGTGTGGATATTAATATGGGGTGTCCTGTGCAGAACGTTGCGGCGAACGGCAAGGGCTCCGGCCTGATCCGTCGTCCTGATACGGCTGCTGAGATTATTGAGGCGGCAAAAGCGGGCGGACTGCCTGTCAGCGTGAAGACGCGCCTCGGCTACACGTCTGTTGATGAGTGGCATGACTGGCTGAAGCATATTCTCGAGCAGGATATTGCCAACCTGTCGATCCACCTTCGCACGAAAAAAGAAATGAGTAACGTGCCCGCACACTGGGAGCTCATTCCTGAGATCAAGAAGCTGCGTGATGAGATTGCTCCACACACACTTCTGACCATCAACGGGGATATCGAAGACCGCCAAATGGGTCTTGAGCTTGCTGAAAAGTATGGCATTGACGGTGTCATGATCGGCCGCGGCATTTTCCATAATCCATTTGCCTTTGAAAAGGAAAAGAAAGAGCATTCAAGTGAAGAATTGCTTGATCTGCTTCGCCTGCAGCTGGATCTGCACGACAAATATAATGAAGAACTCGAGCCGCGCGCATTCAAGCCGCTTCGACGCTTCTTCAAAATTTACGTACGCGGATTCCGCGGTGCCGGCGAGCTGCGCAACCGCCTGATGGAAACAGAATCCACAGATGACGTACGCGCACTGCTAGATGAATTCACAGAGAAAAACGGTGTGAAGGAAGAAGAAGGATTTTCGGTTTCCTGA
- a CDS encoding serine/threonine protein kinase, whose product MDRRYSVNEILAGRYQIEKVLQNGSYGIIYLCEDLNTDNKCVVKQMRKSKRKENIENYAKETEILQQLNHPGIPAFIEAFSHGEEVFFSMEFVEGKNVEDTLFASGQQYSEKECLALLKKLTEIVCYIHQNGIFHGDIRIPNVLLHGEEVHLIDFGLANTLRDGDLKECELLAQDDFFDLGDFLLFLLYSSYEGDTKRNQPWTEELRLHPQTTLLLKRLLKIERPYYHCEEVLEDIDNLISQPTKKTPS is encoded by the coding sequence ATGGACCGTCGATATTCGGTCAATGAGATTCTGGCGGGGCGGTATCAAATTGAGAAAGTGTTGCAGAATGGGAGTTATGGGATCATTTATTTGTGTGAGGATTTGAACACGGACAATAAATGCGTTGTGAAGCAGATGCGAAAAAGCAAGCGGAAGGAAAATATAGAGAATTACGCAAAAGAGACGGAGATTCTTCAACAGCTGAATCATCCTGGCATTCCGGCTTTTATAGAGGCGTTCTCCCATGGCGAGGAAGTATTCTTTTCCATGGAGTTTGTTGAGGGCAAAAATGTGGAGGACACATTGTTTGCGTCAGGACAGCAATATTCAGAGAAGGAATGTCTGGCGCTTTTGAAAAAGCTGACGGAAATCGTTTGTTATATCCATCAGAATGGCATTTTTCATGGGGACATCAGGATTCCAAATGTGCTGCTTCATGGGGAAGAGGTCCACCTGATCGATTTCGGTCTGGCGAATACGCTTAGAGACGGAGATCTGAAAGAGTGCGAACTGCTCGCACAGGATGACTTTTTTGATCTGGGTGATTTCCTGCTATTTCTGCTTTACTCGTCTTATGAGGGGGACACGAAGAGAAACCAGCCATGGACCGAGGAGCTCCGCCTGCATCCACAGACCACACTGCTGCTGAAACGGCTGTTGAAGATTGAACGTCCTTACTACCATTGTGAAGAGGTTCTTGAAGATATAGATAATCTAATCAGCCAGCCCACTAAAAAGACTCCGTCATAA
- a CDS encoding DEAD/DEAH box helicase, with product MNALPTEEEIRQTAELLVHTYGVKMNSLMKLMGRERYKELVRVFRDLREPAADEVRIAQMLIVEKGPYLFAGSSEEVRDLRIHLLRQLSEERLMALYERNKVQGKAITSPTYMRTALAKKKWLIGGRWARDFVTAFDFPLVFSGISIPKDHSTDAIQDIEPRRAVPKLVEYQVGLKSRMLEVLNKEQDKTRCVVTLPTGGGKTRVAVESFIDWMQPRFEQGKYMLWIAQGEELCEQAISCISEMWQEREFPEALRIYRFFGGKKFEVEDMIGGAVIASIQQLYSRIQSGDEALEEILANCGAMIIDEAHHATAKSYRALFDRARELAGDDLFPICGLTATPGRSNDETMKLVDQFDAYLIHPSFPDMKEYNDHPLRYFRKEGYLAEPVFILHEDGVETEVTDDLFNQDDHDLSSEFLQILAADQTRNLQIINYMKSIPEGSSSLVYACTVQHAEFLAMTMNAIGRKSAVISADTPKPIRRMHISAFKKGDIEFLFNYGVLTTGFDAPRTDHLIICRPTSSIILYEQMVGRGLRGHRFGGTETCKIIDFSTNIRRHGEPLAYARFLKEWDVKVVGGRELVR from the coding sequence TTGAATGCATTACCGACTGAAGAGGAAATTAGACAGACGGCGGAGCTGCTGGTACATACATATGGCGTGAAAATGAATAGCCTGATGAAGCTGATGGGCAGAGAGCGGTATAAGGAGCTGGTTCGCGTGTTCAGGGATTTGCGTGAGCCGGCGGCGGATGAGGTCCGGATTGCGCAGATGTTGATTGTGGAGAAGGGACCGTATTTATTTGCGGGCAGCAGTGAGGAGGTTCGCGATTTGCGGATTCATTTGCTGCGACAGCTTTCTGAGGAGAGGTTGATGGCGCTTTATGAGCGGAATAAGGTGCAGGGGAAGGCGATTACGTCTCCGACTTATATGCGCACGGCGCTTGCGAAAAAGAAGTGGCTCATTGGTGGCAGATGGGCACGTGATTTTGTGACGGCATTTGATTTTCCACTTGTGTTCTCAGGCATTTCGATTCCAAAGGATCACAGCACGGATGCGATTCAGGATATTGAGCCGAGGCGTGCGGTTCCGAAGCTTGTGGAGTACCAGGTTGGCTTAAAAAGCCGGATGCTGGAGGTTTTGAATAAGGAACAGGATAAAACCCGATGTGTTGTGACGCTGCCAACCGGGGGCGGGAAGACGCGTGTTGCGGTTGAGAGCTTTATTGACTGGATGCAGCCACGGTTTGAGCAGGGTAAATATATGCTGTGGATCGCGCAGGGCGAGGAGCTTTGCGAGCAGGCGATTTCCTGTATCAGCGAAATGTGGCAGGAGCGCGAATTCCCTGAAGCACTGAGGATTTACCGCTTTTTTGGCGGTAAGAAGTTTGAGGTGGAGGATATGATTGGCGGTGCGGTGATCGCGAGTATCCAGCAGCTTTATTCCCGGATCCAGAGCGGGGATGAGGCGCTTGAGGAGATTCTGGCAAACTGCGGCGCGATGATTATTGATGAAGCCCACCATGCTACGGCAAAAAGCTATCGTGCATTGTTTGACAGAGCAAGGGAGCTTGCGGGAGATGACCTGTTTCCGATTTGCGGTCTCACTGCCACTCCGGGCCGCAGCAACGACGAAACGATGAAGCTTGTCGATCAGTTCGATGCCTATCTCATCCATCCTTCATTCCCGGATATGAAGGAGTATAACGATCATCCGCTTCGCTATTTTAGGAAAGAGGGTTATTTAGCGGAGCCGGTTTTCATCCTGCATGAGGACGGGGTGGAAACCGAGGTGACAGATGATCTGTTCAATCAGGACGACCACGATCTCAGCTCGGAATTTCTGCAGATACTTGCTGCTGATCAAACTCGTAACCTGCAAATCATCAACTATATGAAATCGATTCCGGAAGGCTCGTCATCATTAGTGTATGCCTGCACCGTTCAGCATGCCGAGTTTCTGGCGATGACGATGAACGCCATCGGCCGTAAATCTGCGGTCATTTCGGCAGACACACCAAAGCCGATCCGCCGCATGCACATCAGCGCATTTAAAAAAGGGGACATCGAATTTCTCTTTAACTATGGCGTTCTGACCACGGGTTTTGACGCGCCGAGAACCGATCATCTCATCATCTGCCGGCCAACCTCAAGCATCATTCTCTATGAACAAATGGTCGGCCGTGGCCTGCGTGGGCACCGCTTCGGCGGCACCGAAACGTGTAAAATCATCGACTTCTCAACCAACATCCGCCGCCACGGCGAACCGCTGGCATACGCGAGATTTTTGAAGGAGTGGGATGTGAAGGTAGTAGGTGGAAGGGAGCTTGTGAGGTAG
- a CDS encoding glycosyltransferase family 2 protein, with translation MDLFVNALFVLCILFPVLHLINCLPSFRRSGEAVTLNHKPEKEHGISILIPCFNEQAFIDTSVQSMNSLPYSSYEVIYINDGSSDDTMERLIDFLKLEPVSITRANNLTHKKVTGCYQSSIYPNFYVIDKVNGGKADALNTGIEYASKELIITLDADTLLSEEALPVVNAKFQQPEVVAAGGMVHVLQTRSQKARTPLSIKAANLLIRAQMLDFLKGFYISKISLSRLQSLSIISGAFGIFRKDMLISVGGYRSTIGEDIDITLRIHQAISNRKDQKIVFIPESVCFTELPENWRDFFKQRIRWQKAFIDCLIHFRSFFAKTILTKPLSLFFIIESFLVGTVSTYLVTGLILTDLIFFENGDLYHYLTFYLFYICFAIIYNLSAIFMSRSYGYHLNKQELTELIGTILFDILIFRFALMYPVMHGSISYFFNKDWNKVARTGRKYHAPARGM, from the coding sequence ATGGATCTTTTTGTGAACGCTTTATTTGTATTGTGTATCTTATTTCCAGTTTTACATTTAATCAATTGTCTCCCCTCATTTCGACGCAGCGGAGAGGCTGTAACATTAAACCATAAACCTGAAAAGGAACACGGCATCAGCATTCTGATTCCATGCTTTAATGAGCAGGCGTTTATCGACACCTCGGTGCAAAGCATGAACTCACTGCCCTATTCTTCCTACGAGGTTATCTATATAAATGATGGCTCCAGTGATGATACGATGGAGCGCTTAATAGATTTTTTAAAATTGGAACCTGTTTCGATCACCCGGGCAAACAACCTGACGCATAAAAAAGTAACCGGCTGTTACCAGTCGTCTATTTATCCAAACTTTTACGTGATTGATAAGGTGAATGGCGGAAAAGCGGATGCACTGAATACCGGGATTGAATATGCCAGTAAAGAACTGATTATTACACTCGATGCAGATACCCTTTTATCAGAGGAGGCTCTGCCTGTCGTCAATGCAAAATTTCAACAGCCTGAAGTCGTCGCAGCCGGCGGAATGGTTCACGTGCTGCAAACACGATCTCAAAAAGCTCGCACCCCGCTATCTATTAAAGCTGCAAATCTTTTAATCAGAGCCCAGATGCTCGATTTTCTCAAAGGGTTTTATATTTCAAAAATCTCACTGTCCCGCTTGCAGTCCCTATCGATCATTTCCGGTGCTTTTGGCATTTTCAGAAAGGATATGCTCATCAGTGTCGGCGGCTATCGATCAACAATCGGCGAGGATATTGACATCACACTGCGGATTCACCAGGCCATTTCAAATAGGAAAGATCAAAAAATTGTATTCATTCCGGAATCCGTCTGCTTTACAGAGCTGCCTGAAAACTGGCGTGACTTCTTCAAACAGCGGATCCGATGGCAAAAAGCATTTATAGACTGCCTGATCCATTTCCGGAGCTTCTTCGCCAAAACGATTTTGACCAAGCCGCTATCCCTGTTTTTTATTATCGAGTCATTTTTAGTCGGAACCGTGTCAACGTACCTGGTCACTGGACTGATCCTGACCGACCTGATCTTTTTTGAAAATGGAGACCTGTATCACTATCTCACCTTCTATCTGTTTTATATTTGCTTTGCCATTATTTATAACCTGTCCGCCATTTTCATGAGCCGAAGCTATGGATATCACCTGAACAAACAGGAGCTTACCGAGCTTATAGGAACGATTCTATTCGATATTCTCATCTTCCGCTTCGCTCTCATGTACCCGGTCATGCATGGCAGCATCTCCTACTTCTTCAACAAAGACTGGAACAAAGTCGCCCGTACAGGCCGCAAATACCACGCTCCTGCACGTGGAATGTAA